TGGCAACGCCCGGCGCCACGGCCGTTTCCTGTGAAGAGGTGACCCTTGCCTATGAGGGCGGGGCGAGTGGGCGGACGCGGGCGTTGCAGCGCTGGCAGCGCGGCCTGCAACCGTATAAACCGGGACGCGACGGCGTGCTGTTGAGCAACACTTGGGGCGATCGTTCGCGCGCGGACCGTATTTGCGAGATATTTATAATCACGGAAATCGACCGCGCGTCGGAACTGGGCGTGGAGGTGATACAACTGGACGACGGCTGGCAAAAGGGCCGCACCATCAACACCATTCAGGAGGGCGGAATCTGGAGCGGTTTCTGGGCGGCGGCGCCGGATTACTGGACGCCCGATCCGGAGCGGTTTCCACGCGGCTTGGAGCCGGTGATGGTGCACGCACGCAGGCGCGGGGTCGGCGTCGGCCTGTGGTATGCGCCCGACTCGTCCGACGATTTCGCCAACTGGGAAAAGGACGCGGCCATGCTGATCGACCTTTGGCAGCGGCACGGAGTCAGGCACTTCAAGCTGGACGGCGTGAAGCTGCTCTCGCCGTCATGCGAGCGGCGGTTCCGCGCGCTGCTGGACCGGCTGCGGGATGCGTCGGACGGCGACATCATCGCGGACCTCGACACCACCGCCGAGGCGCGGCTCGGTTTTTGGGGCCGGCCCGCCGGGGCCGCCATTTTTGTCGAAAATCGCTACACCGACTGGCGCAATTATTATCCCCACTCGACGCTCCGCGCCCTCTGGACGCTGGCCCAAACCATTCACCCGATGCGACTGCGGATGGAATTTCTGAACGCGGAGCGCAACGACGCGCTGTATGCCGGCGACCCGCTGCGCCCGGCCTTGTATCAGGCGGATTATTTGTTCGCCAGCGTGATGCTTGCCTCGCCGCTGGCGTGGTTCGAAAACACCGGCCTGTCTCCCTGTTTTATAACCACCCTGAAACCTCTCGTTGCACTTTGGAAACAGTGGCGCCCGGAGTTTTATGATAATGACGTGCTGCCCCTCGGCGCCCCTCCGGACGGGTATTCGTGGACCGGATTCGCGGTGATTAACGGCGGCGGATACGCGCTGCACCTGCTGATATTCCGCGAGGGCGCGACCAGCGACCGGCAGACCATTGACCTGCCCGCCGTCGCGGCGTCGCAATATAAATTGCTGGCCGGGCAGGGCGAGGCCCGGATCGAAAATGGACGACTCCACGTTCACTTGCCAAGCCCCCGGACGTTTTGCTGGCTCAGGGCAGATGCGCGACTCCCGGAAGAGTGACGGTCCGGCTTGGAGAAACACTCCCTCAGGCAGAGTCCCGGCAGGCCTGTCTGACGGCGAGAAGGTTTTCAGAGGGAGTTCCGTATGGAATAACCCCGGTCCCCATGATGAAGCCCGGGAAGCCTGTGCCGCGTGTCACTTCCGCGCGGGCATGCGCGTATATTTGTTCGGGCGACTCCGTTTGGAGCAGGCTCGGGGAAATATTCCTGCGCAGGGCACACCTGGCTTCGCGGCAAATGTCGAGCCACGCGGTGACATCGGCGGTGAAATCGCATAACAAGTTGTTTGCCCCGGTTTGCACCAGCGATCGGGCGATAGGCAGGGTGTCGCCGCCGATGACCAGCGGCACATCGCGCACGCCCTGCGCGGCCATCCATTGTATGAGCTTCTGGGTGACGGGCAGGACCAGCCGCTCATACATGGCGGGCGAAATCAGGGCGGGCGACGCCTGGGAGTCAAAAATCATCAGCCCGGCCCCGATATCAATATAAGCCTTGGCATATTCCTGCACCACGTGCCTTGCATAATCCAACACGCCATTCACCCATTCAGGGGATTCGAGACAGGCCATGAACAGCGCATCGGCGCCGACCAGCGAAACCGCCAGCGAAAACGGACCGGAGACCGCTCCGCGCAGCCAGAAATCAGCACCCAGGGCACGCCGCACATCACACGCGGCTTGTATATTAATCGGCATGCGCCCGTCCCGCAAGGGATGCGGCAACGGCGCCCCCGTCAGGTCATCCCCCTCCCTGAAAACATGATTGCCAATGCTTGGCACGGAAGTATCAGCTCCTTCATAATAGACGACGGAACAACCGACGGCCTCGGCCTCGATATTATACACATCAATGCCCACCGTCAGCGCATCCGGGGCGAGCGTTTCATATTCCGCAAGGAGCGCCCTGGCCATCAGCCTGCTGTCGCGCGCCACCGCTGACGGCGTGCATTGGACAAACCAAGCCTTGTGCTCGTAGATGGCCGGCAGAAAAAGCGGGGCGGCGCGCGACGGCTCACAACGCAAAACCGCCTCTATCTCGGATCGGTCCGCGGTCTTTGGCCTGGATTGTGCCGTGTCATCGCATTGGCTGTTTTTAGGCCGCATCATGGTTCATTTATTGGGAAAATAAAATCGGGGCGGGCATCATGTTGGCTGATTTTTTCCAAAGGGACATACTAAAAACTGGGAACGGGCGGCTGGCAGAGGAGGATTTCGGCGTGGGCGAGGGGATCGAGGCGCAGGGGACCGAGGGCGGCAGGAAGGACGATTTTTTCGTATGGGGAGAGCGTTGCCGAATATCCGGATGACAACGCGGTGGCGCGGCATGCGCCCGAGGTGACAATCGCCAGAGTGAAGCTGTCGGGGGCGAGGGTGACGGTGTCCGCCACGCGCAGTTTTTTCATCCTGAAGAACTCACTGTTTATCAAGTCGTCCTCGCGGGATTGCGCGGAGAGGGCGCGGCTCCGGGCGGGCGCGCATTTGAACGGATTTCCCGTGTCTGTCAGCGGACGCGGAGCCAGGTCGAAAATATCGAGGCAGAAATCCAGCCCGCGCTTCATGAAACGGGCGCTTTCCGGAAGAACATACCCCCCGCGTTCAAATTCAAAGCGGACGACCAGATCGCTGGGCTCCTGCATTTCCACCACGAACAGGCCGGAGCCAAGCGCGTGCGGCGTGCCGCCGGGAACGATGAATGTGTCGCCCGGACGCACACGCACGGGATCGAAACAGGCTTTCAGCGCGGGGATATCCTGTGCCTCGATCATGCGTCGCAATTCGCCGCGCGAGGGCGGGCGTTGGAAGCCCAGCCAAAGCACGCCCTCGTGCCCCGGGCGCACACCGAGGACATGATATGCCTCGGTTTTTCCCGATGGCGCGTCGAGAAAACGACGCGCAAATTCACGCGAGGGGTGGACTTGAAAATGCAGCCGGATGGCCGAGTCCAGAAACTTGACCAGAATATGCGGATTCGGTCCAAAGTGGTCGAGATGGGCTCGCCCCAAAAAATGCAGCGGATCAACGGCAATCAAGTCGCGCAGGAGGTGTTTTTTCCCGTCCAATTCGACGGCCGACAGCCCCTCGTCCGGAGAGGACGGGACGGGGTTGCTCGCGGCGGTGAGGGATGCGATCCAGTCCTCCGGGAAATGACCGTCGGCGGGGTTTTCATCCCCGGCGATTTCATCAAGCGTCCGCCCGCCCTGATAGGAACGCCAGACGCGATTGGGCGGAAGTTTGAAAAAACGTCCGCGACAGGTGGGCGGATTCAATTCTGGAAAAGTCAACATAGCCCGTTTCTTTATTCTTTCTCGTTCCTGACGAAGGAATGAAGAGGAATTGGAACGATGAATAATGCGGGATCAATATTTGATTTCGTAGGTAAAAACAAAATTCCGCTCCGCACCGGGGGCGTTTGCACCGTAGGTATAGATTTCATCAAACAGGTTGCGGACATTGAGCTGGATTTTGTGGCGCGTGCGGCCGGTTTTCCATGAGTAGCCGACGCCGGCCTCGAAGAGGCGATAGGTCGGGTTGTAGATGGTTTCGCGTCCGTCGGGCAGATAGATGACAAGGTCGTTCGCGGCGTCGGCGGCGTAGAGGACTTTGCCGGCGGGTTCGTTCGGGAAGGGAAGATCGCCATTGGGATAGGGATTGTTTACGAAAGGAAGCGTGTCGGTGACCTGCGTGCCACGGATACGGCGAGCGCTGCCGGAAACGCCGCGGGACCTGCCCTCGTAGCGAAACCCGGCGGTTATATAAAGACCCTTGAGCGGACCGGAACGGAAATTATATTTCACGCCGGTGGCGGCGCGGTGTTCGGGGGTGCGGAGCGTGGGGCCGCCGTTGAAGCCAGGGGTGCTGCCGGCGTTGTGAATCTCGGATTTGATATAGCCATACTGGCCGAATATCTGGAGTTGGTTGGGAATGATGGCCCAGTTGTAGTCAAACTCGACGCCCTTGGAGGTTTCGGAGCCGTTGATGACATCGTAGAGCACCTCGGCGTTGGAGGCTTCGTCGAAATAGCGGGCCTCGCGTTTTATGTTTTCGCGCTTGATGTCGAAATAGGCGAGGGTGAAGACAAGCTTTTCCCCAAAAAGACCGGCCTTGAAACCGATCTCCTTGCTGACTCCGTGTTCATTGGGAATGTCGAAGGTTTCGAGCCGCATCGTCCCGGTGTCCTCGTCGTATTTGGGGCGGCTGCCGGCAGTGAAATCCGGGGTAAAGGAACTGGCCATGTTCACGTAGGCGGTGAGGGAATTGACGATGCGGAAGTTGGCGCCAAACTGGTAGCTGACAGCATCATTGGCCCGTGCGCGGTCGGTGCCGCCGAGAAAATCGCGCGCGTGATTGTCAAGATAGTCGTAGCGGACGCCGCCGAAAAGCGTGGCGCGGTTTTCCCAGAGAGTGATGCGGTGGCTGAGGAACGCCCCGTAAATGTCGAGCGAGTTGTCCTCGTCGTAGGACTGGGCGTGATATAATTCGGGGTAGTCCTCGTAGCGGTAGAATTTGTTATAAGCATTGGAGCGGGGAATGCCGAGGGTGGTGTTATAATTGAGCACGGTGTCGGCTTCGCCGAGCATCCAGTGGCTGCCCACGCCGTTGAGTTCGAGGTAGGGCAGGGTCGCATTGCCGACGACGGCGGTGGGGAGCGCGGCGATGGCCTCGCGCGCGCCGGGATAAATGAGCGGGATGGCCCGCGTGGCGGCCGCGCCGGTGACAGTGTTGACGATGCGGACATTCTGGGTGTTGCCGTCATACCGCTTCTGCCACTCGGTCAGGCGCTGGAAATCGAGCGTAAAGAGCGTCACGTGGTTGAGCGCGCCGGTTTTCCAATTGGCGAGGAGGTCGGTCTGCCAGGCGGCGCTGCCCTGCCCGTTGGGCCAGTAAACGGCGGTGCCGGCGGCGATGGAGTCACTGGTCGGGTCATAGACATTGCGCCCTGAAAACTCGGAGCGGGTGCGCCCGCGCTCATACCAGTTGAAGCTGCTGCGGAGTGAAATGTTGCGGGTGAAACGGTGCTCGAAGGTGGCCGAGACGGTGTGGGTATAGCGACTCTGCTTGGAGTTGGGGCCGGCGGCGTTGAAGTTGAACAGGGCGGGGTTGTGGATCGCATTGGTGTCGCCGTAAATGAGCGCGGTGTTCGGCGTGTCCTGGTCGGGGAAAAGCCCGTCGCCGGGCTGGCGGCGCCAAAGATCGGGCTGGAGGGAGATGGCGTAGGGAATGTAGGCGGTGGCATCGTCGTAGCGCTTGAGGTATTCGTATTCCAGCGAGAGGCTGGTGTGGCGACCGAGTTTCCAGAGGAACTGCGGGGCGACGGTCCATTGCTCCATGCGTTTGTAGGGGATGTCGTAGTCGGTTTTATGGACGGCCATGTCCACCCGGTAGAGGAATCTTTTGGCTTTATCGAGCGGGCCGGTGGAGGAGGCCTGCGCGCGAAACAGGTTGTCGCTGCCGGTGGCGAACGAGAGGGACTGCTCCGGCTTGGCCTTCGGTTTTTTGGTTATTATATTCACCGTGCCTCCGGGCATCACGGTGCCGTAGATTGAGGCGGCGGCGCCCTTGATGACTTCCATGCGGTCAACATTGACCTTGTCAATCAGGCCGATGCGCCGGAAGCCGTTGCGCAGTTGCACGTTCGCATCGATGCCGCGCACGGAATAGCCGCTGTGCAGCGACTCGTAGCCGACGACGCCGCTGGTGTAGCTGGTCTGCTCGATGAACTCGAAGGCGGTGAAGTCGTCGAGAAACTCACTGGTGACGACATTGACGGAAAACGGCAGGTCGCGGAGCTTGATGGCGACGCGGGTGCCGCTGATGGTCTCCGCCGCGACATACTCGCTCATGGCGCTGGTAGTGACGGTGAACTCCTCCAGCGTCACGATCTCCGAGTCCTCCCCGGTTCCGCCGCCGGGAGAAGGGGCTCCCTGGGCTTGTCCGTTGACGCCAAGGTGAGTCAGGCAAAAGCACATGCAGGCAACTGCCATGCGGCGGGAGACGGAGTTTTGTATCAGTGTATTCATGGGTAATGTCGCAAAATTATTTTCGTGGGGATGCAGTGAAAATCATCAGGCGGGAAACCAGCGGGGCAGTTTTATTGGAGGCTTGAAATTGACTGGGGCAAAATTGATTCGTCCCGCGGCGTCGGAGCAACGCCCATTTCATTCACTCACGCGAACGCAATCAACGCGGCATCCTAATGCAACCAAATGCCAGGCAGATCCTCTGCAGTCATTCCCGTTTTCTGGCCTGTTTTCTTTTCCCGGGGTGGTTCGAGAACGATTTATTAATGAAGTGGCATCACCTTGAGCCGCACCTCCACCGTTCCGCCATACGCGCGCAGAAACACCTGTATATAATCCTGTTTGAGATGTATTACTACCAGGGTCCTGGAGACAGGCTGCATGGTCAAGGCCGGGGGTTTGGAGGCAAAAGCGTTTTGCCGTTCACCCAAACGCCATCGATCATGATTCGTTGCAGGGTTTCCGGGACGCCACGCTCGCCGCGGTGAATCATGGAGACAACCGTATCCACCGCGACCTCGCCAATATGCACGGAATTTTCGTAAACGCCGGACCATGGATCGTGCCTCGACGGGAAGAACGGGCACACCACGCCAACGTCCTCCGGGATTTTCAGCCCCGCGTCGCGGATGCGTTGTATAAAACGCCCGCCGCTGCTCGCGATCACCACCTCGGGGCGGTGCAGCTCATACCAGGACTTGAAATCATCCGTCGCGATGAGCGGCGGGATGAGTGGCGACCCGCCCGTGCGCAGATATTCCTCCGCCAGATAAGCCCCCAGATAATTGTGATCGACGACCTCATTGTGGTGCAGGGTGAACACAAAGCCGATTCGCTTGTAACCCATCCCCAGCAGACTGCGCATTGTCAGTTTCAACCCGCGAAACTGCGCCGATCCCACCGTGTGCAATTGCGGTTTTTTAAGGGAATAGCCGAAAGCCACCGCCGAGAATTTTTCCCAAGGGAAAGCCGTCAAATCCACATCCGTCCGGGGCTGCGGGGTCACCAGGATGCCACGAATATTGCGCGCCGCGAGGATGGCCCCCATGCGGGCAAGGGTCATGCCGGGGGGATTTGCAAGATCGAATATCTCTATATTATATCCATAACGCTTTGCGCGGTTCACCGCGCCCTCATGATACTCGTGGAAAATCGGACGCCAGTCCCATGCGCCCTCATTATTGACCAGCCAGGCGAGGGTGCCTTGGAACGGGCGCTCTTGCCGGTGCACACGGCGGGCGATCAGCGCCGAAAGCATGGGGTCGGGTTTGTAGCCGAGCTTTTCCGCTATCTTATGGATGCGACGGCGGGTCTTCTCCGGGATGCGCGGGTCGTCCTTGAGCGCCAGGCTCACCGTGGTTCGGTGGACTTTTGCGATTTTCGCGATGTCTGCTTGCGTGGGTAATTCCATTTGGGGGCAAACGATGAATTGTTACTTTTCTGCTCTTGCTCGCTTGAGTGAATGACCCGGCAATCCTCTTCCTTGTCAAGTGCAATGACCAGGGTTGCTTTTGCAGGGAGACTCGAAACGAGGACCGTCTGCCGGAATTTTTCCTTCTTATCCTTTCTCTTGGCAAACGGTTGCCTCTCCCGAAACCTCATTCCCCTACCCCGCGCTTCTGACGAAAGATAAAGAAGAAAGAAGGCCCCTTCTTTGCATTGCCTCTTCCACTTCAAATCCGACACCAGAGCCCATTCGCATGAGTGAACACAACAAACGTTGTCTGGACGCGCAAAAACCGGAAATTGGCCGTAAATCACATTACCCAGTACCCGCATCAGGCCCAATCTCAGAAGAAACCCAAGTGCCCGAAATCCCCGCTATTTTTTCGCGCCGCTATCCTCCTTCCCGCCTATCACTGCGTTCGCCAAAACCTCATACCCATAACCCGACAATCACACCACCTCCCCTTGAAATTATGAAATCATATTCCTGCCTTCGAAATTACGCCCTCGCCGGACTACTCGGTGTCCTGTTCCTGGGATTCCCGTCTTTGCACGCCACCGTCATCATGGACGACGACCTCTCGTCCTCCCTGCCCGGCACCACCAACTCCAATGCGCGCAAGACGCTCGACGTGCCGCGCAGCGCCGAGTGGTATGGCTCGACCGCTTCGTCCAGTCTCACCGAAACCACGGGGGCCTTTGCCATGAGCACCACTGGCAACGGCCACTTTATCATCGGCAATTTCACCAACGAAGGCGTGTTCGCCACGGTGCCTGTCGGTGACACGCTGACCATCAGTTTCAAGTTCTCCCTGACTCCGGCGAGCGGCGCCAGTGTGTTGCCGTCCGCCGACGGGGTCGTGCGCATCGGCATATTCAATTCGGCGGGAGGCCGTGCCGCCGCGGATCAAATCGGAGTGTCAAACGCGATTTTCAGGGGATACAATGGATACCTGATGCTGATCAACCCCAATGCCAGCACGAAAAACGCCAATGTCCGGCGGCGCGACGTCGGCAACGACACCGACAGGCAGGCGCTCCTGAACAGCCTGAACGCCTATACAAAACTGATAACCAACGCTGCCAACAACGGTCAGACGGAGCCTCTGACGCCCGATGAAATCTATACAGGCATTTTCAAACTCACCCGACAGGCCGAGAGCAGCCTGTTGTTCGAATTTTCCATCAAAGATGCCGGCGGCGTGGAGAAATGTTATCATACTTACACGGATACCTCGGCAAACAGTGTCACCGCGTTCGATACCTTTGCCATCGGCAAAACGAACGGCACCATCGGCGCGGTCACCGTCCACGGACTGAAGGTGGAAACCGATTCCGCGCGCCCTGTGATTGTCGGTCCGCTGGGCGACCGCTCGGTGACGGTCGGCGACTCCGTCATCCTGTCTGTCACCGCGGCCAGCGAGTCGCAGACGCATTACCAATGGTTCAAGGACGGCACCCCCATCACCGGCGCACCGGACTCGGCGGTGCTGCGCCTGCCCGGCGCACAGGAGGCGGACGGCGGCGTGTATTCCGTGACCGTGAGCAACGCCTCGGGGCAAACCGACAGCGCGGCGGGCACGCTCACCGTCAGCCCCGCGCCCGCCCAAACATGGACCTCGGACTGGGCGACGCCCGACAGCGCGGGCCGTTTCAGCTACCAGAGCGACGCGGAAGGCAACCGCATTCCCGATTTCAGCCACGCCGGCTACATGGGCGGCGGCGTGGAACCCCCGCTCGTCGGCTCCGGCAGCGGCCAGGTGCCGGTGAAAAAAAACGTGTCTGCCTCCGCCGGTGACAACCTCGCGCAAATCCAGGCCGCGATTGACGAGGTCGGCGCAATGACGCCCGACGAAAACGGCTACCGCGGCGCGGTGCTGCTTGCGAAGGGTCTCTACGAAGTCAGCGACACGATTCGCATCCCCTACTCCGGCGTGGTGCTGGCCGGCGAGGGCGGCGCCTCGGAAGACGCGACGGCCAACACCGTCATCCGCCGCACCGGCACCGGCACGGCCCCAGTGGTCAAAATCGGCGGGCAAAAGGGTGTGAGCGCCGACCCGTATTTTACCGACCAATATGTAGCCGAAATTCCTGATACGCGCAGCAACATCACTTCCGACGTGGTGTATGTCGGGGAAACCAGCTTCCAGGTGGAAAATCCGTCGCTTTACCACGAAGGCGACGCGATTATTATCCGGCACCCCTCCACGCAGGCATGGATTGACGCGGTTGACCAAGGCGGCGCGACGGGCGCGGAGGCGGGTTTCCTGCCGTGGCAGGCGGGCAATTTCGACCTGCGCTACCACCGTTATATTACCAACGTGGATGAGGCGACGAAGACGCTGACCGTGGACGCGCCGGTGTTTAACACGTTGAAAAAGTCGCTTTCGCAAAGCCACGTGTTTCGCTACGACGCGACCGGCATCACCACGCGCTCGGCGGTGGACAATCTTTTTATAGATATCGTGACGGAAGGGCCGAGCACGGAGAACCACGCCATGAACGCGGTCGAATTGGTGGAGACGGAAAACTGCTGGGTGCGCGACACGACCGCGCGGCACTTCGTGTGCGCCGGGATTTACGTCGGCGGCAACAGCACGCGCGCGACGGTGCTGCGCTGCCGGGCCATCGAGCCGCACTCCGCCATCAACGGCTCGCGCCGCTACAATTTCTACGCGAGCGGTGCGCAGTTGGTGCTGTTTCAGGAGTGCTACGCGCGCAACGGCCGACACTCGTTTATCACCGACGGGGCGGGCGCGACGACCTCGGGCATCGTGTTCCTGAACAGCGTGGCCGACTACAGTCTGCACACCGTCGAGGGGCATCGCCACTGGGCGCAAGCGTTGCTTTACGACAACGTGGAAATCCGTCACCCCGCCTACACCGGCCTCCCGAAAACCATCGCGCTGCACAACCGGAAAAACCAAGGCACGGTGCAGAGCCACGGCTGGTCGGCGGCGAACTCGGTGATCTGGCGCAGCAACTCCGGCGGCGCCCCCGACGCGGTTCCCACCTGGGCCATCATCGCGGAAAAACCGCCGACAGCGCAGAACTACGCCATCGGCTGCTTCGGCAACACCACCGACAACAGCACCGGCGGCATTATTGAAGGCACCAACCAAACCGGCCTGAATCCGACCTCGCTCTACAAGGCGCAACTCGAGGAGCGCACCACGCCGCCACCGACCACCACGACCATCACGGGCATCGCACCCGGCATGTTCTTGCCCGGCGAAAGCCTGACGATTCAGGGCAAAGATTTTCCCGGCCCGGACACCGCGACGACGCTGGGCGCGATTACCAAGGTAAGCGTCGGCGGCGTCGAGGTGCCTTCGACCGACTGGCGGCGCGACTCCGACACGATCATCGTGATCACCAGGGTGCCCGCGGGCATCCCCGAGACCGGCAAGGCGGCTATCACGGTCGAGCTGGACAAAATGTCCGACGACGACCCGCCGCAGCCGGTGCATCTCACGCTCGTCATCGAGTCCACCAAGTCGTATTTGCTCACGCCGACCCTCGGACAAATCGCGCCCGCGCACATGACCGCCGGCGGCGACCTCGAGTTCAACGCCTCGCTCTCCAGCGCGTCCATCACCGGCGCGATGTTCGGCTGGGAATACTTCGATGGCGCGGAATGGAAGAGTGTCGCCACGCTCGGCCCGGCCGGCTACGCCACGGCAAACAACGGCGCAGTGCTCACGCTGAAAAAAATTGCGCAAACCCTGAACAACGCGCGGCTCCGCTACACCGCGACCATCGGCAACAACCCGCCGCTGTACAGCAACGAGGTGCTGCTCACGATTGACCCGCCGCACTCGCTCGGCGCATCCGCGCTGGCCGTTGACCACAAGGGCGTCATTTATGCCGCCAACCGCGTCAGAAACACCGTCGAATATATAGACCTCGACGGTGCCATGCACATTCTCGCCGGCGATCCGCTCGACCCGTCCGGCTGGGTTGACGCCGTCGGCCGCGCCGCCCGCTTCAACGCCCCGCGCGGCCTCGCGCTGGGCAGCGGCACCCTCTTCGTGGCCGACACCGGCAACAACGTCATCCGCGCCGTGGACCTTGC
This genomic stretch from Termitidicoccus mucosus harbors:
- a CDS encoding immunoglobulin domain-containing protein; amino-acid sequence: MKSYSCLRNYALAGLLGVLFLGFPSLHATVIMDDDLSSSLPGTTNSNARKTLDVPRSAEWYGSTASSSLTETTGAFAMSTTGNGHFIIGNFTNEGVFATVPVGDTLTISFKFSLTPASGASVLPSADGVVRIGIFNSAGGRAAADQIGVSNAIFRGYNGYLMLINPNASTKNANVRRRDVGNDTDRQALLNSLNAYTKLITNAANNGQTEPLTPDEIYTGIFKLTRQAESSLLFEFSIKDAGGVEKCYHTYTDTSANSVTAFDTFAIGKTNGTIGAVTVHGLKVETDSARPVIVGPLGDRSVTVGDSVILSVTAASESQTHYQWFKDGTPITGAPDSAVLRLPGAQEADGGVYSVTVSNASGQTDSAAGTLTVSPAPAQTWTSDWATPDSAGRFSYQSDAEGNRIPDFSHAGYMGGGVEPPLVGSGSGQVPVKKNVSASAGDNLAQIQAAIDEVGAMTPDENGYRGAVLLAKGLYEVSDTIRIPYSGVVLAGEGGASEDATANTVIRRTGTGTAPVVKIGGQKGVSADPYFTDQYVAEIPDTRSNITSDVVYVGETSFQVENPSLYHEGDAIIIRHPSTQAWIDAVDQGGATGAEAGFLPWQAGNFDLRYHRYITNVDEATKTLTVDAPVFNTLKKSLSQSHVFRYDATGITTRSAVDNLFIDIVTEGPSTENHAMNAVELVETENCWVRDTTARHFVCAGIYVGGNSTRATVLRCRAIEPHSAINGSRRYNFYASGAQLVLFQECYARNGRHSFITDGAGATTSGIVFLNSVADYSLHTVEGHRHWAQALLYDNVEIRHPAYTGLPKTIALHNRKNQGTVQSHGWSAANSVIWRSNSGGAPDAVPTWAIIAEKPPTAQNYAIGCFGNTTDNSTGGIIEGTNQTGLNPTSLYKAQLEERTTPPPTTTTITGIAPGMFLPGESLTIQGKDFPGPDTATTLGAITKVSVGGVEVPSTDWRRDSDTIIVITRVPAGIPETGKAAITVELDKMSDDDPPQPVHLTLVIESTKSYLLTPTLGQIAPAHMTAGGDLEFNASLSSASITGAMFGWEYFDGAEWKSVATLGPAGYATANNGAVLTLKKIAQTLNNARLRYTATIGNNPPLYSNEVLLTIDPPHSLGASALAVDHKGVIYAANRVRNTVEYIDLDGAMHILAGDPLDPSGWVDAVGRAARFNAPRGLALGSGTLFVADTGNNVIRAVDLASGAVATLAGAPVAVTGTDASALFADGPAASARFNKPAGLALDSAGLLYIADSGNHAIRVLAGGTVTTIAGELGVSGTDAAHFNTPRGLALSEDESTLFVADSVNSAIRAVTPAPAPGGGFVVTTVAGNPPRSGYADGAGGAALFRLPSGVTVADGALYVADTENSLIRVIVGGTVATLSGTAGAPGFRDGVLAGAQFNKPEAVAADARRDLLFIADTGNLAIRVLDIETGETVTPAMARAIEPYDVPESLDKGSGNFSGGGAPGASFLLLLLMAGCVRFLLSRKEQ